From Mugil cephalus isolate CIBA_MC_2020 chromosome 4, CIBA_Mcephalus_1.1, whole genome shotgun sequence:
GAACAAACTGAGTGGGTAGAACGGCAAACAGCTAAGAAGAACGCAGAATCGCGAAAGTCAAATCGAAGGTCTCGCAGTCCAGACGTGGCTCGGCGTAAAAAAGACTCTAAACGTCGGGAGGACCGAGACAAATCCTCGCCAAAGAAGAAAAGGCAGAAGAATGGTTCTCACCATGACGATAAGGGAAGGTCGAGGAAGAAACGGAAGAAATCCAAGTCAGAAAagcccaaaaagaaaaagaaaacatctcagaGCGATGAGTCGGAGGGGAACAGTGAACCAGAGGAGGGGGAGATCACAGAGTCGGATAAAGAAGAGTCTACACCTTCGTTCTCATCGTCTTCGAGCTCTCCCTCTGAAGATGGTCTAGAGTtagaaatggaaacacagcacgAAGAAGGTGAGAGCAAAAACGAGctgtgtttgacatgtgtgcAGGACACATGGGCTAATTCAGGGATTTAATCTGGTGGTAACCTGCCGCTAATTAGAACGTCACTTTTTCCAAACTCTGGCGCTGACGCcgtttatttttcttgcagctAAAGATATTTGGCCTCCCTGTGTGAGAGTGACTGTAGTCAGGTCTCCGGTGCTGCAGGTGGGCACTCTGTTCATCATCACGGCCGACTCTCTAGCCACAATCGGCAGgtttgtgctcttttttttttctgattgagTCCCATCTCAATACAGGGTTTTGTACATTCAAAGTGGGGGAGTGTTTTAGACGGTGTTGCCACAGTGGGAAACATTGGTGCTGAATGGCTTTACGTCAGGggccttcaacgtttttcaggtcaaggaaccccaaactgatggagagattaagcagcgacctcctacctactatatgtgttatatattaaacttggcctagtgctatttattaatatcgattattatcattttgcatttaatgttaAGTTGTcccttattcctttactaaaacatgttggatttatgttaatgtgtatttaaagaaatttaaatttgtgtggggaaattaaaaaaaaatatagataaaaaatgtctaatcaaccaaagattttgcgacccccctgttgaagacttgtGGTTTAAGTTAGAGTGAAAAACACTTCCCTCTGTGAGCATGCAAGCAGTAGTAAAATGATTTGATCTCTGTATATGATGGGTCAGCAAACTCCTTGAAGACAACAcgctgtctttgtgtttgcagagagaAAGATATGGACCACGCAATCCGAATACCGGAAATGGGAGTCAGCAAGGTGCCTCTCCTCTTCACGTAGAGATTAAAATGATTCTTTTGTCTCATGCCGGGTTTTGTGACTCCGCTAAACGTTGAATGTGTTGCAGTTCCACGCAGAGGTGTACTTtgagcaggagctgcagagctACGTGCTGGTGGACCAGGGCAGCCAGAACGGAACCGTCATCAACGGCAACCGAATCCTGCAGGTCGGTGTCGTTGCGCCTCAGTCGGCTCAGCTAAACGGTTAAAAACTTCCAGCTTCACAGTGAGTCTTTCTCCCGCAGCCCAAAACCAAGTGTGATCCACACGCGCTGATGCACGGCGACGAGGTGAAGATGGGAGAGACTGTGCTGTCCTTCCACATCCATTCAGGGACCGACACCTGTGACGGCTGCGAGCCCGGTCAGGTGATGGCTCACCTCAGCAAGCACAAGAGGGAGGACAGGACTGGTGAGGATAATTTTACTGGTTAAACCTCCTGAGACGCTGCGTTTTAGGTATGTGgcagtttctttttctgcttcagtttaagttttatcctcataactagatactagttggtgtaaaaacttGATAGCGGccacgtaacaaaagtggacaaggtacaaaacctcaattttacagttgaaacttgctTGTTTATGCTTAACTTTTGTAGTTTAACTCTAGGATCTCCTTAAAAACACTTACACATTTCTCCCTGGTGACAAAAAATGGCCACTTCctaaaaactgctataaaagtGTTAGATATTGATATTTCTTCCACTTTAAAAAACTCAATCTTTTAGAATTACTTCAGCCTGCACtattcatataaaataataattattttttgtttgtttttaaccctGTAGAGGTCAATATGTTCACCACACTCCAGACattttagcaaaaaaataaaaaattctaataattttcataaaacacatttcactgaatATTTGCTAATCACTGTTTTAAGGGACTCTGATGGGTCAATGATTGgaagcaacattgattttgatgcatcattatttttttcccagtgtcAGATTTAGCAAAAACCATGAGGTCCTAAGGCcaaaaaatgtcttcttcttaaaaatagctgtaaaagtgttaataatatatattaatatggcacgcaaattctatcaatagtaataagatataacttcactaattagcaagtactcgattgaggacattgTGACAGCAATGAGAATTTATGTTTCATTACATATTGGTGATGATCAAAGACgacgcttagtttttatagttctacTAATCCcgaataaagagaaattaaaaatgcacaccaaacaaaagctcaggtctcaggaggttaaatccGTTCCTCCTCCGCCCTTATATGAGATGACGTGAGAGTGAAAGTACCACAGGGCTGAAGTTTTCACTGGCGTTTCCCACAGGTCCCACCCTCACCAAGGAGGACAAAGAGTcactgagacagaaagagcTGAAGCAGATGAAAGCCAAATACGGCCTCCAAGTGAGTGTTAAAGAGGCAGCAGCTTCAACGCTAGTTTTTGTCGTGCATTCGGTCATTTCGGTGCATTTCTCTATGCAGAGCAACGAGGAGACCAAAGCCACGAAGAACTCTAAATACAAGGACCGAGCCGAGTCTCGGCGTCAGACCGTGGGCAGTGAAGGTGTTTTCCAACGAGATGATGCACCGGCTTCTGTTCACGAGTAAGTGGAGAGTTAACTCCTAATGGCTGCTGAAGGGAAACAGCAGATTCAAGTGGTGATCATGTGTTACGTCTCACTTTCTTAAAGGGAGATCAGTGAAGTCAATAAAGGACGGAAGATGCTGGAGAAGATGGGATGGAAGAAAGGAGAGGGACTGGGTAAAGAGGGAACAGGAATGAAAAACCCGGTGAGACAATCTGCTCCTTCTTTCCTGGTGGttctcttttaattttatgcaaagcaactaaaaaaaaaaaaaaatttccgcTCCCTCGTTCACAGATTCAGCTGAAAATCAGAAAGGCTCAGTCGGGTTTGGGGGCAGGTGCCGCCATGTCTCTCGACGAAGCGTCGCTGACCAAATCGAGGTCCCAGAAGAACTGGGAGAAAGCGCGCGAGAGGTTCGCCGACTCGTGCCAGCCGGACACGCCGCCAGCCAAAACACAGACGAGCCAGCCACCTAAAGCCTGGGTCAGATCAGAAGAGACGGACGCCACGAAACAAACGAGCTCTGAAACGAGCGGACAAAGTTAGGAGCTTAAAAGTGAGAGCTTAACGCACCGGCATCAGCGCAAGGAGCCTCATTATCTCCTCGGAGAGGAAACACCTTTGAAGTCTGCAGCAGCCGGTTCAGTCTGACCTGATTTCCTCTCGTACCTCTTAGTTATGAAGAGACCATAATATGTGACCGTGATAACAAACCGTGACCGGTAACAAATCCTCTCGTCTGCGTTTATTCTAGAAAAACTCACAAGAAAACAACTGAACTGCAGCGACGGTGCAGAGCTTCCACCGTGGCCTCCATGTACAAAGAGGACATAATTCGCCTCTAGCAAATATTGACACGGTGGAGCTATATTTCTCACAATGAGATCATGCTGTAATGAAACAACTGTGGATCTGTTCAGGCAACACCATAACCGATCGTGTTAAACCAGTCCCTGAtgtacaaaaacatgttttgttttgtttttttgttattttttaaaaaaagaaagtggcaCATTAAACTTGTTCAACTTACTGTacccgtttgttttttttattattatataacgtCAGATTACATTAGATTTTTCGAAGTGTTTGCTAAAAGGCGCGGGGCCAACAGATACCTGTGTGAGTCTAGGGAGCAGACGCTGTTAACAGTCCATCTTATCTCCGAGTTCATGTTGTGGGCGTGTgaatatttgcatgtgtacGCGACTTTACGTTTGAAGAGAGGTTCAGTCTCACGCAGGAAACACGGTATAGTGCAATGATGTTTGAACGTTCTCGCTCGCGTTTCATTATTACAAAACTTCtcataaatatgaaaatgaaccGAGCAGACGCGTGCTCTGCAATCAAACAGGTGAGTGATAAAACTCACGTGACACTGTTGGAATAACTCCTCGTGCTGGCCTGCCTGCCGCCTTTCTTCTGACTTATCGTGCCACCCATCCTGATATTCCCTCTTCCCTCCGGTCGACGGACGGATGCCTCGGGGACAGCTCGGTAGGTAGGTAACAGTATCGCTCTGCAGTCGGATTCCTTCTGCCTTGACAGGTggatcctccctccctctgctttaCAACTCCAAAGTCTCCTCCCTCAACCTAACTGCACTTTACCAGACAAAAGATGTGCGATCCTGTGGCGCAATACAACTGGGAGGGATCGGCTTCTGTCCTCTGAAGCCTGCTTGTTTTGGGTAGAAAGTCTCAAGCCATAAAAAGATATTGTGAGTCATGAGATAAAGTGGGATGTGGTTCAGGGCTTTTGAGAGATCTGGCTTGACCAGTTCCTGACGCTGCAGAAGAACACAGAGCTACTGTTCTTTCAAGTGCTGTTCATAGTGTAGTTTTTCCAGAAGTCATAATGCATAACATGTGAATCCATTGGGGAATAAGTCATCTGATTTAAGTCGCGTTCTTGGCATGTttactacaataataataattaagctttttgttttgttttttttttgttgggcaTATTGAAGGCCCGTTAAGATGATTTGCACACAGCGGTTGTGCAATTTGTACGACATAAGCGACACCGGTTCAAATTAATCTTGCGGTAAGAATATACTTTCCCTCCCGAGGCAACGCTTTCTCCTTGAATTGAACTGTGGCAAGCAAGTGGAGACAAGTCACAAGTTGGAGCTGAAACAATGTTTAGGTATAATCCTTCTCCAAGACGCACTTTAATAAtaatctacttaaatatgcacgcGAGATAGatgcttttatgttttcaaGTCTGCTACGAGACACATCCCTTGGATAATTTTGGCGAGAAACAAGGATGAGCGTTTTGAGAACATTTTACACAGTAAAACACCACCACTGCCGTGCCTAACTTGTATAGACGCCTTGTTCGCAGTGGATTCTGGCTCTGAGCCGTTCATGGGCCGAGGGTCAAGGAGCCAGAAGAGGTCAGCCCCTCTCTCATTCCACTCATTGCTCCGTGTCGATGCAACCAGACACACAGACTTCAAAAAGCTGGCGTTTGCATCCGACATTGCATCAGAGGGAGAAGAGTTTCTAGTGTCCAACAGCTTTTAATCTTGTTGACTGACATGACCTATTTATGGATGATGAATTGAGggattttgttttgtaattagATTCTTCTATGTCcagtttattaaattaaatcaataaatttagaacaaacacactaaaaaattctgattaaattaaattcaacaaattcaattcaatgcTCAGTCtttcttttcaataaatatagctaaattaaaaaaattaaattcgATCTCCAGtaagatgcacacacacaaagacagttcaggaacagataataataaaaaataataataaaaacctgaaaaacagcacaaggtcttgGCCTGTCCttcaaattcattagatcccatcAAGTGTCTGTGGACTGATCCACGgctgtaaaatctttggttgattagacattttttatacagtatataaatattttttccccacaaatttaaatttctttaaatacacatcaacatgaatccaacatgttgtagtaaagggataaatggaggcagaagacgttatctttcagtccaCTCTCATTCaatgatacaggagctgtctcaacaacgcactgtttcacacagagcgcgaCACTagtagacctgtcaatctaggCCTCCTGTATGCAGTAGGCCCCGTCCCCGCCCCCGTCACTGTTCAGCCAACCACAAGATCACATATTATCCTactcagtccccaggtgaaatctgtgtatcatttgaatagcttaaaatttaatgcaaaatcacaataatgtatatttataaatagcactaggccgagtttaatatagaagcCATATAGtcggtagggggtccctacttaatctcagtttgggggtccttggcctgaaaaacgttgaagatcccCGTCATATTGCATTGTGTCGTATCACACTGTATCATGGACGTAAACAGCAGTGGACAGGGTGAGTGATGATAGTCACAAAATGCAGACGATAGGTGTACAAACACACCGGAGGCCTTCCTCTGCTACAGAAGGCCATGTTTCTACATGGCCTGGTGATTCAAATATATTATTCATagacagaaaggaaaataaacccTAACTTGAGAAGCAACGAGCACGCATTTGACCGTAACGATGTTTGTTAGTGAAGTCACATGCAGTTTCTCAGGTTTCCTCTCTTATTAACAGAGTAATGCAGTAAATCAGCCAGAGTCAACCTTTCGCTCCACTCTGACCACACCAcgagtgtttgtgttcattctgCGACTTCGTGTTATCCCAATCTCTGCATGTGCCTGTGAGCCCATTGAAAGGCATGAGACCAGAAGTGACAAGAGAAGCAGCCCTGTGTTGACTCAACGTCGCCCGTGCGCCTCCCCTGCTTCCGCCCCGGTCACGTCCGCGTACACAGCTGAATCTGAGCCTTCTTCAAAAGACAACGCAGCTCCCTGGCCCTCAGAAAACGTACTATTATTATACAATTTTGAAACTTAGTTGTGACTCAAAAGAGGTATTTTCAAACGAAGAGAGGAAAAGTCAGGAAGCGGGGGTTTAACTGCTTCCACAAAGTTCACAGGCTTTTTCTGGGGCCAAGAGGAAATAAGTCTCATTCCAATAACATTCCAGCATCAATACATTGTTCACATAAGGAAACGAGCTCTCACAATATTGAAAACCAAATGACTATTTGCGTAACAGCATTACGTAACCTCATCAAGGCTCTCacttctgtttgtgtctttgactCAAGTTCTCCAAACTGAATGGACATTCCAACCAAACTATGACTTCCTCCTGGCGAGTGACTCAGTAAAAGGCACTGCTTGAATGTCTTCCACTGCTGGCCTTTCCTGCTCCCAGCCGGAGCCTCTGGGTGTGTCTCCCTCTGACCTCATCTTCCCAGAAAATCCGTCAGAAAACCTCAGCAGCCCCAGTTTCTCCCATGATACCGCCTCTGTGCATgtcaactacaaaaacaaaccagGCAGTTTATAGAAAAACATCTCACTATGCTCATTACGTCAGCACCTCAGCGCCTGTTCATTCAACCAGAGCATCAGTCTGACTGGTTACTGCTGCCCACTGTGAAAACGTGAAACAGGACAAACTCTCAAGCCTGATTCTTACAGCTCTTGTCGACATTCTTCCAGTTAAAATCTCTGTTACTAATTCTTCCTCGAGAGCAAAAACAAATCGGTCTTTCCGCGACCTGCCTGTTGAAGCAGGTTTCCACAAGAGAAGCATTaatgtgtcacacacacacgcacgcaaactGCTGGGTTGACTAGAGAGGGGAATTATAGATTTGTGAAAAGAGGCTTTTGTTTTCATGCCAAAGACAATAGCTCCCCGCATGGCAGCAGGACCTTTAAACCCGACACAGCACATTCAGTGAGTCACCTGACGCGCTCGTCCAGAAGTTAGcgcaaaacaaaatcaaacatgTACCCTACACAAAACCGTTTAGTGTCATGAATAACGGTGCAGCTCAGAGTGTGAATCTTACCTCACTTCTCCGAGGACCGACAGATCTGCTGGGAGGTTTGAGTCCTTCGCGGAGCAGTGGATGTCAAAGACAGACGTCCCGTGTTGAGGCTGTGTGGAGTTGCCGCTTACTGAGTGAAAAGTCTTGTTCCCTCGCTCTGCGTGGCGGAGCTTAGTCCATGTGGCTGGATGGGAAATGGGAAATAAACTTTCTGGGCAGGGAGCCAAGAACAGAATGGGTTTTTAAAGACACAGCAGTTACAGCGCTATATATGGTTCAGTCACACTCCACCGCAGTCCAGACGCACTACATCTAGATGGAAAAGGGACGTTGTACACAAGAATTTCGTTGGTAATTCCGTCTTAAACTTTTTGAGGAAGCTGGCCAGAATGATTCTCAGTATAAGGTGATAATAATCATTATTAAGTTCACACAGGAAATTATTTAGTCTAGATAACCAGTATagttaaaaatctaattttcctGGTGCCTTTTTGTTCGGCCagtttaaagaaacacacagtttgGTATCataatttaacagttttagtGGCTGCAGTAATAACTGGGATCGCACAAAATAGAATCAACACACTTTGATCAATATAAAGGGTATACGCGTGACGTCACAGCccgtgaagtctccatggttacggccactgagtggcaaaaaagtgacagttgatcatggagattagcagcattagtttgaaccaCAGGCTTTgatagcgtctaaactgtaaaattaatttaaaaagcgTGAAGAgatgttgtgcgattgactgttccaacagatgtgaaaagtagtcggagatatatttttacagattcaTTGCATTACGAataaaacaactggaatccaggcgcagaaacctggtgttgtggttcacatttagtgtttcaggtaatattaactgatgctgtatttttagatgaaGCCATACCTTAAGTTGCTTCTTAGGTCACGTtcgtccatgttgttgtttcggCGCTGACAGTAACAATTTCAGTCCCAACCATATAGaccataacaataaaaacaataaacggaatatttgcgaACACTCCTCGTCAttcttttaacgtccggtcagaCGTTACAGTATcgtatggctaatgttacttctcagtaaagctccgctagcattagcatcttttatttagctacatttgtatgtaactgaaattaactaaaactaactgaatctgagactaatccactttttccaaatccatactagttcgtgtggatcattgtcgagttcAACTGCCCTTAATTAGATCTGATAATCCCCATTTTTCCCGATCTCGCTGTACTTAccgctacatttcaccatgttttgccactcagggggcgtggccccgggggtcagtgacgtcagtgcatacctTCTatacttttgttgcattttgtaTAAATGCCAAtacttaaacattttttaattgtattctacttttctctccttatctttatcttattatttatcttttacacagtccactctttattgttgttatttttctgccccgAAGCATAATGTTGCAAACTGCATTTTCCCCAATGTGGGACAagtaaaggtttttctattctattctattctattctattctattctattctatatacAGAGTGTAGTTACACATCAATGAGCTGGTGTCTCCCTCTAGTGTCTTTTCACGAGAATGCAACTGCAGCAGAAAACCTCAACATACTAGAAACATCTGCCGTTGTGATTAAAATACATAACTAACAACAGCTTGACTTGATAGTATATGACTAACACATTGCTGTGTTATGCTTTGCGTGCTTCTGACAGTCAAAGTTTTAAATCAGCACATGCAGCAGCCTGCTGAGGTTACACCATGCAGGTATTGAGGCCAAGGCAGTTTATCAATCTCTGTGGAAAAGCTAcctgcagaggctgctgctgctgctgctccacagagGCATTAAGAACATATTCACTACAACTGCCCTGCAACACCCACTGACAGGCCTAAAGCCAATAAAAGAATAATGACGCATTATGAAAAGTAATGGGTTCCAAAAGAGACCAGAGTTAAACCCTTTTGTTTAGTTGTGATAATGTAGATTAAATGCACTTAAAGCAAATGGCTGGCATAATGCGGACAGAATGATTATCAGCGTAATAGCTTTATCTACCATGAGTCTACTCCCTCCGGCTCAGCCACTGCTTCACATCTAAAGGAATTATTGGTGCAATTCAATTCTCTGTCACCGTACAGTCATTCCTCACCACACCATCTAACTATGTTTCACGAGGGAAATGTGACAGCTTGTGACTGTGATTCATAAAGTCATCAAAAACTCTTTAAGCAAGCGGCGCCGCACGGAGCCTCTGCAGGTTGTAGTAGAGTGAAGAGTGGACTAAAAAGGTGTGGTTTCCACTTCAGTTTGAGATGAGATCATCGACATTTTCTCTTCCGCCGATACCTTTTCACAGTGAATTAACAGAGGTCGGACTTGATGCATCCTTCACTAACCTCCTTTTATTCACACTGTAACCTGGCAACAAGCCACTTGATGATTTGCAGTCACATGCCAGCTTCCCTTCACCATGGCTATGTGCATAATGAGAGATATGTCCAGTCATATTATGTATTTTAGGCTTAAACAAGTATAAAACAGGTGGTTATTTGAGTGTGGCCAGACTGTGACTAatgaatacatattttttttcccatactTCAATGGCAAGGCGTATAAAATGTAAGTCTGATATAAGAGAAGTCAGTACATCTGGTTAGAATATCGCCAGTAGATGAAGGGACtacacacacagtttttatgAAGCACATTAGAAAGGTTTTAGGGTGATTAAATGTTGCCCATTTAGTTGCAAATATTCCAAATGACATGACATACTGCAATAGTTGTGTCCCTGGCCTTTTAAATGCAACGAGGGAATATGTGAATATTCACATGTGATCACCTTTGACGCTGATGGAAAGAACAGCAACCAAGGACCCAAAGGTGAGACAGGAGTGAAGCTGTGAGCTGAACGCATACACAACAAGCTGACACAAACTGTACTGTAGCTCTGTGAAGCCAAGggacatttcattaaaatatcaGTTGTAATATAAAACCAAGCGGCCAGTAACCAAAACAAACTGGATACACAGGCTATTTGTCAGAAAATAGATATAATGTTgtaattacaaataaaagatATCCAAAGTTAATATGCAAATATGACACAGGTTTACTTTGCAGGATACACTCTAATGTTAAGAAGCCTAAAGCTAACATCTAGCGGTTCTTTTgcacaataaataatttatttttacaccagaATCCTTTATGAAAACATACGAATAAATGGTACTGTGATTCCCATTTCAAATCTTTGTAGCGGCAGGCTCCTGGGTTCACTGCCACTatcctgcgtgtgtgtgtgtgtgtgtctatggaTGTGATGAGGACGTTACATCACTTGCAGTGCAGCCAGAcgccagcagcagcatccagctCGGAGGCAACGCGGCGCACAACCCCAGCTGGCCATATTGTGCACCAGCTCCTCGCAAACCGCCTGCGTCacacctgaaaaaaaacacacacacacacacacagagcagcgcAGGAACAATAGAGTCAACCCATCAAGACGAGTGCACAGATTCAAAACGCGACTCGACTGAGCTGGTAAGTGTTTCGATGCGTTAAATcgtgcctcttttttttgtcaccccCACAGTGATGCATTATTCCCATTATGTCGAAGCACTGCGCGTCCTCTCCTGCGCTTTTGTGCTTAGGAGGCCCACATAGCGCCGCGCACCGTGCGCATCATTTAGTTGGATCCGTGCTGCTGTTTTCACAtgtggggtgaaaaaaaaacagaaggaaaaacaaaacacgcgTTTAGGATTTCTCGAAcggtttgtgtgtttcattcagCGGCAGGACGATCGATAGGAGTCGATAGGTTTTCGTGCATTATTAACGAGCGCGCGTTTGTCCCTCCAGGTTGGCGTCTCTTCGTGCTGGGAAAATGGTTAAACTGGGGAATAATTTCAGCGAGAAAAATAACGGGAAGGTGGTTTCTGAAGACGGATTTGACACCATCCCTCTCATAACACCATTAGATGCCAGTCAGCTGCAGTTCCCCCCACCAGACAAGGTAAGGTGTTAGATATTTTTTCCATTGATTGCATGAGTGAGGGGCccagtctctttttttaaaaaacaaaaacgtactTCATTTCCATTGGTGCAATTAAGGGTCACCAATATCTTTGCACATCTATCGTTTCTgtctttaaaaatgcaaataatttcACTAATCCAAGTCTCATTTCCCTCATGAAGCTACAACTGCAGTGTGATTGGATCATATCACatgcatgcatatgtgtgtgtgtctctctacCAGGTGgtggtgaaaacaaaggcagaTTATGACGGCGAGGGCAAGAAGGGAAAGCTACGATCTCCCAAAATCGCAGAGTTCTCCATAAGCATCATCGAAGGCGTATCTGAGCGACTCAAAGTAAGAGTAACGTCCCCGCCGGCCGTCTGAGCTTCATACATTACCCCCCATTTACAACACGCTCTTCCACACGTGCACATGCCCGAGGCAGCTGTCTCACCCGCGGCTCCGGACATTTGTAGCTGCCATCACAACGTTCCCTCTTGAGTCCAAGTTGCGGCTTCTTCGCTCAGGTCTCCTTCATGTCATCCTGTCAGGCTACACAGGGAGACATAATGCACAATGATTTacttaacccccccccccacatctcCCCTCACCCTGCCCTGAAACTCTCATTAATTCAGCTGCTGCCATGGCGATGGCCTCCAAATGGCAGCATCTCTCCCACCTCCTTTAACGCCCCCCTGGTCTGCAGATGCGTATCTCACCTCCGCACGTATGGAACAGCCAACACACGTGGCTTTTGtacaagaaaaagcaaagacacaaccAAGTGACCGAGCTGCAACTGCAAACAGCTTACCCTTTGGCTTTAAAATTCATGAACCTCCATAGTGTTCTGCGTGGAGGCTGAAATGCTCTCCCTCCACGTTTGAAATCAACAGGTGAAACCGTCCCTTTTATGCCGTGTCAGGCTTCATTTACACACCTTTAATTCTTAAACACCCGAAAGGCGAAGACGTGCACCGCCGTCTCCGAGTGCACGGCTCGTCTCCTCACATCGGCGCTTTGAAAGCGCTGCAGGCAGGCCTTTCATCGCAGACAGCCTCTCTCATAAACTCCTGTTGCTTTTCCTTTGTACATGCTGTAAAATGTCCCTTGCAGGAACCAACCAGCTAGATAAAAAGAATATAATTTCACTCGTGCTGACACTCACTGTGGCAACAGTACTCGGATGCTCCCCATCCACAAAGTCCTCTACATCATTATAT
This genomic window contains:
- the aggf1 gene encoding angiogenic factor with G patch and FHA domains 1 isoform X1; the encoded protein is MENEDGPGEKEPEPEEAQLRLKVESLKQELKECRAELSKLQKQLSQSERLQRSTETYNEDLRKQVDQLSAEIHERKKKDKERVSTETQTEEYVWTENDYYNYYYGGYCQNPEEAETQEHVDVAVEAADCSEAAEVSTPNEAAAADVPAQPDGSVAVTTEEGDPASIADLLRATAEEAMTQTGFVFDENTGMYYDHSTGFYYDSASQLYYDANTGIYYYYDAESGKYQFHSRIEVPAAQTSAETCQENNAADKKARKVKKWVKKTHQDDREPQFDDVKLEEEQTEWVERQTAKKNAESRKSNRRSRSPDVARRKKDSKRREDRDKSSPKKKRQKNGSHHDDKGRSRKKRKKSKSEKPKKKKKTSQSDESEGNSEPEEGEITESDKEESTPSFSSSSSSPSEDGLELEMETQHEEAKDIWPPCVRVTVVRSPVLQVGTLFIITADSLATIGREKDMDHAIRIPEMGVSKFHAEVYFEQELQSYVLVDQGSQNGTVINGNRILQPKTKCDPHALMHGDEVKMGETVLSFHIHSGTDTCDGCEPGQVMAHLSKHKREDRTGPTLTKEDKESLRQKELKQMKAKYGLQVSVKEAAASTLVFVVHSVISVHFSMQSNEETKATKNSKYKDRAESRRQTVGSEGVFQRDDAPASVHEEISEVNKGRKMLEKMGWKKGEGLGKEGTGMKNPIQLKIRKAQSGLGAGAAMSLDEASLTKSRSQKNWEKARERFADSCQPDTPPAKTQTSQPPKAWVRSEETDATKQTSSETSGQS
- the aggf1 gene encoding angiogenic factor with G patch and FHA domains 1 isoform X2, with protein sequence MENEDGPGEKEPEPEEAQLRLKVESLKQELKECRAELSKLQKQLSQSERLQRSTETYNEDLRKQVDQLSAEIHERKKKDKERVSTETQTEEYVWTENDYYNYYYGGYCQNPEEAETQEHVDVAVEAADCSEAAEVSTPNEAAAADVPAQPDGSVAVTTEEGDPASIADLLRATAEEAMTQTGFVFDENTGMYYDHSTGFYYDSASQLYYDANTGIYYYYDAESGKYQFHSRIEVPAAQTSAETCQENNAADKKARKVKKWVKKTHQDDREPQFDDVKLEEEQTEWVERQTAKKNAESRKSNRRSRSPDVARRKKDSKRREDRDKSSPKKKRQKNGSHHDDKGRSRKKRKKSKSEKPKKKKKTSQSDESEGNSEPEEGEITESDKEESTPSFSSSSSSPSEDGLELEMETQHEEAKDIWPPCVRVTVVRSPVLQVGTLFIITADSLATIGREKDMDHAIRIPEMGVSKFHAEVYFEQELQSYVLVDQGSQNGTVINGNRILQPKTKCDPHALMHGDEVKMGETVLSFHIHSGTDTCDGCEPGQVMAHLSKHKREDRTGPTLTKEDKESLRQKELKQMKAKYGLQSNEETKATKNSKYKDRAESRRQTVGSEGVFQRDDAPASVHEEISEVNKGRKMLEKMGWKKGEGLGKEGTGMKNPIQLKIRKAQSGLGAGAAMSLDEASLTKSRSQKNWEKARERFADSCQPDTPPAKTQTSQPPKAWVRSEETDATKQTSSETSGQS
- the aggf1 gene encoding angiogenic factor with G patch and FHA domains 1 isoform X3 codes for the protein MENEDGPGEKEPEPEEAQLRLKVESLKQELKECRAELSKLQKQLSQSERLQRSTETYNEDLRKQVDQLSAEIHERKKKDKERVSTETQTEEYVWTENDYYNYYYGGYCQNPEEAETQEHVDVAVEAADCSEAAEVSTPNEAAAADVPAQPDGSVAVTTEEGDPASIADLLRATAEEAMTQTGFVFDENTGMYYDHSTGFYYDSASQLYYDANTGIYYYYDAESGKYQFHSRIEVPAAQTSAETCQENNAADKKARKVKKWVKKTHQDDRVQEVTNSLAKMKISSYWKTASYRAKDIWPPCVRVTVVRSPVLQVGTLFIITADSLATIGREKDMDHAIRIPEMGVSKFHAEVYFEQELQSYVLVDQGSQNGTVINGNRILQPKTKCDPHALMHGDEVKMGETVLSFHIHSGTDTCDGCEPGQVMAHLSKHKREDRTGPTLTKEDKESLRQKELKQMKAKYGLQSNEETKATKNSKYKDRAESRRQTVGSEGVFQRDDAPASVHEEISEVNKGRKMLEKMGWKKGEGLGKEGTGMKNPIQLKIRKAQSGLGAGAAMSLDEASLTKSRSQKNWEKARERFADSCQPDTPPAKTQTSQPPKAWVRSEETDATKQTSSETSGQS